Genomic DNA from Amycolatopsis alba DSM 44262:
GTGGCTAGGCCGGTTCTAACCGTCCTAGCCACTCACGAACCCGGTCACCTGGGCCAGGACAAGACGGCCTGTTCCGGCAAGGCGGCGAACACGCGCGTTCCGTCTCTGATCACGCGAGTCGCGCCTTCGGCCGGCTGCCGGCCGGCATCGCCGCTCACGGCCATCTGGACCGAGCCGGGTGGTTTCGCGTGACTGATCGGACGTCGCGCGTGATCAGACGGACGTCACGCGTGACTGGATGGACGACACGGCTTACGAGCCGAGAGTGTCCGGGTCCGGGCCCAGTCGCTTCCCCTGCTCCAGCGTCGCGATCGCGGCGCCGTCGTGCGCGTCGAGGGCGAAGTCGAAGACGTCCATGTTCGCCTTGATCCGCTCCGGCGTGACGGACTTCGGGATCACCAGGTGGTTCATCTCGATATGCCAGCGCAGCACGACCTGCGCCGGGGTCTTGCCGTGCTTCTCCGCGATCGTGCGGATCTTCTCGTCGGCGAGCAGGTCCCCGCCGCGTGCCAGCGGACCCCACGCCTCGGTGACGATCCCGTGCTTGTCGTGGAACTCCCGCAGCAGCGGCTGTTGCAGCCACGGGTGGCATTCGATCTGGTTCACGGCGGGGACGGTCCCGGTCTCCTCGATCAGCCGTTCCAGGTGCGGGATCTGGAAGTTCGAGACACCGATGGCCTTCGCGCGGCCGTCTGAGGCGATCTTTTCCAGTGCCCGCCACGTTTTCACGTACTTGTCCTGCGACGGCAGCGGCCAGTGGATGAGGTACAGGTCGACGTACTCGAGGCCGAGTTCGCCCATGCTGGTGTCGAAGGCGCGCAACGCCGAGTCGTAGCCGTGTTCGGTGTTCCACAGTTTCGTGGTGACGAACAGGTCCTCACGCGGCAGCCCGCTGGTGCGGACGGCCTCGCCGACGCCGCGTTCGTTGGCGTAGAGGGTCGCCGTGTCGATGGCGCGATAACCCGCCTCGATGGCGGTGCGGACCGCGCCGACGACCTCGTCATCGCCGATCTTGTACACCCCGAACCCGAGCTGGGGCAGAGACGTTCCGTTGTTCAGCCGAATATCGGTCACCATCCTTGCACCGTAACTCAGGGCAGCGCGGGGAGGTGCACGGTCACCGAAAGGCCGCCGCCCACAACGGGTTCCGCCGACACCGTGCCACTGTGGGCCTGGACGGCGGCCCGCACGATCGAGAGTCCCAGCCCGGCGCCGGTGCGGGCGGTCCTGGCCACCCCTGCGCGGCGGAACGGTTCGAACAGTTCGGGGACGGCCGCCGGGTCGAGCAGCCCGCCGGACGACCGCACCCGCAGCACCGACCACTGTGGACCGGCCTGGGTGACGACGTCCAGCCAGCCGCCGTCGACGTTGTGCCGCACGGCGTTCTCCAGCAGGTTGCCCGCGATCCGCTCCAGCAGCGCGGGATCGCCGAACGTCGGCGCCCCCGCGGTCGCGAATTCGACACGGAGGCCGCGTTTCTCCGCTTCCGTCCGCACCGCGCGCCACGCGCTCGCGACGATCACCGCGAGATCGACGGGTTCCCTGGCCACCAGGCCCGCGCCGTCCGTGCGCGCGAGCAGCAGCAGCGAACCGACCAGCCGCTCGGCCCGTTCGGTCGCGTCACGGACCACGGCCGCCATCCGCCGCAGTTCGGCTTCGTCGGCCTGCTCGTCGGCAAGGGTGACGTCGAGTTCGGTGCGGATGACCGCGAGCGGCGTCCGCAGTTCGTGGCTGGCGTTCGCGACGAAATGCCGTTGCGCGTCGAACGCGGCCTGCAGCCTGTCCAGCATGTCGTCGAAGGTCTCGGCCAGTTCGGCGAGTTCGTCCTTGGTGCGGACCTCGCCGATCCGCTCCCCCATCGATTCGATCGACAGGCGCCGGGCGGTCCCGGTGATCTCGCGCAGCGGCTGCAGGACCCGCGCGGTGAACGTCCACGCGAGGATCCCCGCCGCCAGCACGACGAAACAGAACGCGACCGCGCCGAACAACAGCACCCGGTTCCTGGCGTACACCCGCAGATGCTCGGTGACGGCGGAGGCGTCGACGTCGACACCGTCGACCCGCACCGTGGTGCCGGGCGGCAGCTGCGGAACGGCGGAAACGGCGTCCCCGACGAGGTTCCAGGTCAGCCAGAGCAACAGGACGCTGACCAGCGCCACCAGCCCGGTCGCGAGCAACGTGACCCGCGCGCGCAGGCTGCGGGCACCGGTCAGGTTCACCCGCGCGCGGTCCCCTGCTCCGGCACCCGGTAACCGGAGCCGACGACGGTTTCGATGATCCCCGGCTCGCCGAGCTTCTTCCGCAGCGTCATCACGGTGACCCGGACGGTGGTGGTGAACGGGTCGGCGTTCTCGTCCCACACGCGTTCGAGCAATTCCTCGCTGCTGACCACCGAACCTGCGGCCGACAGCAGCACCTCCAGCACGCCGAACTCCTTGCGGGTCAGCTCGACGGGACCGCTCGCGCGACGGACGGTCCGCCTCGCCGGGTCCAGCTCGACGTCGCCCGAAGTCAGCAGCGGCGGCGCGGCCGGGGTCGCGCGACGGCCCAGTGCGCGCACCCGCGCGACGAGTTCGGGGAAGGCGAACGGCTTGGCGAGATAGTCGTCGGCGCCGAGGGAAAGCCCGTCGACGCGGTCCGAAACGGAACTGCTCGCGGTGAGCATCAGCACGCGGGTCAGTTCGCCGGACGCGACGATTTCGCGGCACAGGTCGTCACCGGACATACCGGGCAGGTCGCGGTCGAGCAGCACCACGTCGTACCGGGTGACGGCGGCTTTCTCGTGCCCGTCGTCACCGGTGAGCGCGATGTCCACCGCCATCCCCTCGCGCCGCAGGCCGCGTGCGATCGCGTCGGCGAGGGGTTCTTCGTCTTCGACTACCAGAATCCGCACGACACTACGTTGCCACACCTTCCTGAGAGTGACCTGATCGGAGTATCGCGTCGGTACAGCTGGTCGTGAGTGGCCGAGGCATTCAGGGGACGCACTGCGCCGTGTCGCGAAAGCCACTTTCAGGACGTCGAGTGTCCCGAAAGTGGCTTTCGCGACGCTCGATACCGCCGGGACCGCAGGGTCGGGGTGCTCGTGTTGTGAAAGCCACTTTCGCAACGTTGAAGGTTGCGAAAGTGGCTTTCACAACCCGTGCCGGACTGATCAAGGCCGTCCCGTCACGTCCAGCGGCAGACGACGTGACGGACCCAGCAGGTAACCAAATACCGGTCCGTTAGAACGCCACTCGCCACTCACGACCAGCGCAACGCGAACCACAGCCGCATCCGGATCTCCGGATCCGCCAGCTCCACCCCCAGCGCTCGTTCGATCTGCCCGATCCGGTGCCGGACACTGTTGCGGTGCACGCCCAGTTCGGCGGCCGTCCGGTCCCAGCCGCCGTGGTGCGCGAGCCAGATCCGCAGCGTCTCGACCAGTTCCCGGTCACCCTTCCGGTCGAGTTCGCGCAGCGGCGCCAGCTCCTGGGCGGCGAACCCGGCCGCCGCGTCCGGTGCGATCAGCGCGTCCAGCCCTGAAGAGCCTTCCGCCACCACCGGCCGTCCCAGCGCGCCGGCCCGCGCCAGCAGCAACTCGACTTCGCCCGCCGCCTCGGGCAGCCGATCGGGTGGCACGGGTGAGCCGACGACCGCGAGCCAGCCGTCGGCGCGGAGCCGGTCGAGGTCGCCGATCTCCGGAGCCTCGCGGACGATCGCGGTGAACCGCGGTCCGGGCAGCAGCCGCACGAGCGGGGTGTCGAGCCGGGCGCGCAGCCAGTCGTAGCGCGCGGCGGCCTCGCTCGGGCCGCGCCGGTAGGCGATCCCGGCGACCAGACGGCGTTCCTCCCCGCCGACCGCGCCGGTCTCCCCCAGCAGCAACGCCGTGGCGGTGGCGCCCAGTCCCGCCGCGTCCGAACCCGCGCGGCCCGCCAGCCCGAGCAGCGCCGCCCCGACCGAAAGGATCGCGCGGTCCGCGCCGTCGAACCGCGCGACGCGGCCGACCACGACCAGATGCGACGCCGTCGCCTGCGGGTACACCGGTTGCGCGACGACGTGCGTGCCGTCGGCCAGTTCCGTCGTCGCGCTGCGGATCCCCCGGCCTGCCCGCAGCGTGGTGACCAGTTCCCGGACCTCGGCGGGCAGCGGTGACGGCGCGCCGTGGTCGGCGGCGAGGACGTCGCCGACACCGACCAGCGCCACCCACGCCCGCAGCCGTCCGGCCAGCGCGCTCGCCAGTTCGCCGAGCCCGTCACCGGCGGCCCTGGTCAGCGCCTCGCGCGCGACCGCGATCCGCCGCTGTTCCCGCTGCCCGGCCTCCGCGAGCGCGACCGACACCGCCCGGCTGATCGCCAGGAACGGCGTCCGCGGCCGGACGATCAGCAGCGGGAGCCCGTGCCGGACGCACGCCTCCCGCAGCGGCGGCGGCAGCGTCTCGTGAGTGCCGGGGGTGAGCCCGAACCCCAGCGCGGAGATCCCGCTGTCGGCCAGCCGCCGGACGTACCGATCGATCTCGGACGGCTCGACGGGCAGGTTCACCCCGGCGGTGAGCAGCAGTTCCGCCCCGAGCAAGTACGGCGCGGGATCCCGCAGCTCACTGACGTGCGCCCAGCGGACCGGCGCGTCGAGCGCGCCCGGCCGCAGGGACTCCACGACCGGGTCGAGTGCCAGTTCCGGGTTGCCGACCACGGCCCGTAACGGGACATTCACTTCCGAGTCGAGCGGATCGCGGGTTTGGGTCATTCCATCCTCATTCAAGCGAGACTTTGGCTGGATCATCCCATGTCGTTCAAGGTGCGAACGAACCTACGGTGACCCGAACAACGCGAACAGCGCCGAAGCAAGGAGGACACCGTGGCCGGTGATTACGCGGTGATCGCGCTCTACATAGCGGGCATGCTCGGGGTCGGCTGGTTCGGTCTGCGGCTCGCCAAGACCAAATCCGACTACCTGGTCGCGGGCCGTCGCCTCGGCTGGTTCATGTACTCGGGCACGATGTCCGCGGTCGTCCTCGGCGGCGCTTCGACGGTCGGCGGGGTGAAGCTCGGCTACACCTACGGCATCTCCGGCGCCTGGCTCGTGATCGCGATCGGCGTCGGCATCCTGGTCCTGCACACGCTGTTCGCGCGGCGGCTGGTGAAACTGCGCGTCTACACCGTCGGCGAGATGCTCGACCTGCGCTACGGCGGCTCCACCAGCGCCATCTCCGGCGTCGTCATGTGGGGCTACACGCTGATGCTGACCGTCACCTCGACGCTGGCGTTCGCCACCATCTTCAAGGTCCTCTTCAACGTCCCGAGCTGGGCGGGTATCGCCATCGGCGGGTCGATCGTGGTGCTCTACTCGGTGCTCGGCGGCATGTGGTCGATCACGCTGACCGACATCGTCCAGTTCGTCATCAAGACCATCGGCATCCTGCTGATCCTGCTGCCGGTCTCGATCGTGTCGGCCGGTGGTTTCGACGGGATGGCCGCGCGGCTCGACGAGAGCTACTTCGAGCTGACCGCCATCGGCGGCGACACGATCTTCACCTACTTCCTCATCTACAGCTTCGGGCTGCTGATCGGCCAGGACATCTGGCAGCGCGTGTTCACCGCGCGCACGCCGGGCATCGCGACCGGCGGCGGCGTGATCTCCGGCGTCTACTGCCTGGTCTACGGCCTCGCCGGCGCGCTGATCGGCACCGCGGCCAAGGCGCTGTACCCGAATCTCGCCAGCGCGCAGGACGCGTTCGCGACCATCGTCGAGGAGCAGCTGCCCGCCGGGATCCGCGGCCTGGTGCTCGCGGCGGCGCTGTCGGCGATGATGTCGACCGCGAGCGGTGCGCTCATCGCCTGCTCCACGGTCAGCACCTCGGACCTGCTTTCCAAGCTGGGCCTCAAGAAGGCCGTCAACGAGGTCGCGAGGAACCGCGTCACCACCCTGATCCTCGGCCTGGTCGCGATCGGCATCGCCATGGTCGTGGACGACGTCGTCAACGCG
This window encodes:
- a CDS encoding aldo/keto reductase, giving the protein MVTDIRLNNGTSLPQLGFGVYKIGDDEVVGAVRTAIEAGYRAIDTATLYANERGVGEAVRTSGLPREDLFVTTKLWNTEHGYDSALRAFDTSMGELGLEYVDLYLIHWPLPSQDKYVKTWRALEKIASDGRAKAIGVSNFQIPHLERLIEETGTVPAVNQIECHPWLQQPLLREFHDKHGIVTEAWGPLARGGDLLADEKIRTIAEKHGKTPAQVVLRWHIEMNHLVIPKSVTPERIKANMDVFDFALDAHDGAAIATLEQGKRLGPDPDTLGS
- a CDS encoding sensor histidine kinase: MNLTGARSLRARVTLLATGLVALVSVLLLWLTWNLVGDAVSAVPQLPPGTTVRVDGVDVDASAVTEHLRVYARNRVLLFGAVAFCFVVLAAGILAWTFTARVLQPLREITGTARRLSIESMGERIGEVRTKDELAELAETFDDMLDRLQAAFDAQRHFVANASHELRTPLAVIRTELDVTLADEQADEAELRRMAAVVRDATERAERLVGSLLLLARTDGAGLVAREPVDLAVIVASAWRAVRTEAEKRGLRVEFATAGAPTFGDPALLERIAGNLLENAVRHNVDGGWLDVVTQAGPQWSVLRVRSSGGLLDPAAVPELFEPFRRAGVARTARTGAGLGLSIVRAAVQAHSGTVSAEPVVGGGLSVTVHLPALP
- a CDS encoding response regulator transcription factor, whose translation is MRILVVEDEEPLADAIARGLRREGMAVDIALTGDDGHEKAAVTRYDVVLLDRDLPGMSGDDLCREIVASGELTRVLMLTASSSVSDRVDGLSLGADDYLAKPFAFPELVARVRALGRRATPAAPPLLTSGDVELDPARRTVRRASGPVELTRKEFGVLEVLLSAAGSVVSSEELLERVWDENADPFTTTVRVTVMTLRKKLGEPGIIETVVGSGYRVPEQGTARG
- a CDS encoding PucR family transcriptional regulator; protein product: MTQTRDPLDSEVNVPLRAVVGNPELALDPVVESLRPGALDAPVRWAHVSELRDPAPYLLGAELLLTAGVNLPVEPSEIDRYVRRLADSGISALGFGLTPGTHETLPPPLREACVRHGLPLLIVRPRTPFLAISRAVSVALAEAGQREQRRIAVAREALTRAAGDGLGELASALAGRLRAWVALVGVGDVLAADHGAPSPLPAEVRELVTTLRAGRGIRSATTELADGTHVVAQPVYPQATASHLVVVGRVARFDGADRAILSVGAALLGLAGRAGSDAAGLGATATALLLGETGAVGGEERRLVAGIAYRRGPSEAAARYDWLRARLDTPLVRLLPGPRFTAIVREAPEIGDLDRLRADGWLAVVGSPVPPDRLPEAAGEVELLLARAGALGRPVVAEGSSGLDALIAPDAAAGFAAQELAPLRELDRKGDRELVETLRIWLAHHGGWDRTAAELGVHRNSVRHRIGQIERALGVELADPEIRMRLWFALRWS
- a CDS encoding sodium:solute symporter; this translates as MAGDYAVIALYIAGMLGVGWFGLRLAKTKSDYLVAGRRLGWFMYSGTMSAVVLGGASTVGGVKLGYTYGISGAWLVIAIGVGILVLHTLFARRLVKLRVYTVGEMLDLRYGGSTSAISGVVMWGYTLMLTVTSTLAFATIFKVLFNVPSWAGIAIGGSIVVLYSVLGGMWSITLTDIVQFVIKTIGILLILLPVSIVSAGGFDGMAARLDESYFELTAIGGDTIFTYFLIYSFGLLIGQDIWQRVFTARTPGIATGGGVISGVYCLVYGLAGALIGTAAKALYPNLASAQDAFATIVEEQLPAGIRGLVLAAALSAMMSTASGALIACSTVSTSDLLSKLGLKKAVNEVARNRVTTLILGLVAIGIAMVVDDVVNALTIAYDILVGGLLVAIIGGLAWKRGTRQGALASMVVGTVVVITFMFVDGVEANSPIYWGLGSSLAVYLVVSFLTPRTSDEILTVWTRRLNGSAAAEEEEAKLASSQS